The following nucleotide sequence is from Lacinutrix sp. Hel_I_90.
TTTAAAAGTATATACCACAGCAATTGCCACAAAGCTAATAGTATTAAGCGCCCAAATGAACTTTTGGGAAGAATCCTTTTCTGCTAAAATTTCCATCCAGGAATTCAGAGCTGGCTCTCCTTTTTTTATTCTTGGACTCAGTGGCTGGTTGATGTCCAAAGTAGATATTTATATGGTAGATTTCTACCTAGAAAAATCACAATTAGCCGAGTATCAATTGTTGATTACTGCTTTTTTAATGCTGCAAGCTTTAGCTGCTTATATTACTATTCCATTTACTAAACATGTCTATCGTTTATCGGATGAAATTTTGCAAAAGATTAAATATAAATTATACTACATAGCACTTCCATTAACCATTTTAGGTGGATTCTCTATATGGTTGATTATGGAATATTTTGTAAAACTAGACCTATCCTACGTGTATTATTTGGTTGGCGCTCTCTTCGCCTTACCTTGCTATTTCTATACCTTAAACATTATAGAACTCATGAAAAACCATAGAGAACGTAGTATAATCTATATTAGTATCGCTGGTTTTTTTGTAAATATTACTTTAATATTCTTATTAATAGAAACCTATGAAATTTTTGGTGTGTTAATTAGCGTCTGCATCACACAATGGATAGTGCTCATCGCATACAAGGTTTATAGGAAGTTTGCACGAAAAATGATTTTGAATTCTAGGTAAAATAATGACTTTAAAATATCTGTTATTATTTATTTAAGAAATTACCTAGGAAAATTATTTCTTCTTTTGAAAGAAATTCAACACTTTACTCACAAAATCGTCATTAATCCCCAAATTTCCTTTAAGCCAAGTGTAGATCGCAATCATTTTTTTATCAACCCATATAAAAACGGCTTTAAAACCATCGTTCGGACGTGCACGGTAATTGGTAGCTCTCCGTTTGAATGACCCTTTTTTTTCTTTTGTAAAATAATACAAGGCAATCGATTTTCGAGTAATACCCGCTGGACATTGTATGGGATCTGGAAAGCCATGATACGAATCCTCATCCGTATTAAATACAACAATTCTATTAAAAACAGGCTCAATCTTTACTGCACATTTAGACATGTCTTTTTCCCAAAGTTCCAAAGCACCTCCATATGAAGTGGGCCAATCTTTGTTTAAATAAACTAACAAATTTACACGACGTTTCCATGTTTTTTTATGCGGGTGCACGGTAAAATCTGCATGAATATTCAAATAACCACCCCGTTCACTTTGATGAATCCCACCTCCTTCAATCGTTTTATCAGCCAATAAATTAGGAATTCCTGTTAGGTTTTCTAGATGCCTAATAAATTGGGGTGAGTTTAATTCCTTAATTATTCCGTCACGAATAAACGCAGGAATCAACTCTAGTTTATTGAGTCCATGTTTTTTTTCGTTGACATGTACATAATGAATCCAACCCGCATCTTCAATCTTAGGAAAAACGTCCAACGCTTTTTCTGCGGCTTCTATTTCTAAAAAATTATCAAGAACCAGATGTGGATAGGGCAACGCTTTTTGATAATTTTTAGTATCCGTTTCTAAGGTTATATTCCATTTAGAATAATCAAAAATCATAGGGCAGTTTCCTTAATATTTAGGATCTAAATGTAAGAAAATATAGGATTCGTTTTACGTAATGTTGAATCCTTCTAGAATTTTTATCTTTTACAAAATACAAGTGTCTGCTTTTTTTGATTGTAAGATTTTTGTAGTTCCTTTGTTCCAAATCCTTCTTATGAAATACCTGCGGTTGTTATTGACTAATTTTTTAGTTTTATCTGGACTTTTGCTAATTATGAGTATCATAGCTTATTTTGTGGAAGCCAACCGAATAAAAACTTTTTTCACATTTATCGGGACCAAACAAGCCGAATTTATGCAACCAGATTCTACAGCGATGTTCGTTCATAAATATAATGTAAGGATTCATGAAAATTGGGGAACGCCAGAACAACGGATAACGACAGAAAAAAGGACGAATAATCTTGGTTTTAAGGAAGACACTGATGTCTTCTCTAAAAAAGAAAATGAATATAGGATATTAGTCACGGGAGATTCTCATACAGATGGCATCGTAAGATATAATTCAGAGTCATTCATCAATGTTTGGGAAGAAAAATTAAACACGCGAGATACAACTATATTTTATAATTGTTTAAATGGTGGCGTGGGTTATTACACTTTTCGTAATTACTATGGTTTTTTGAAGAAGCATAAAGATTTACATCCTGATATTTATCTTATCAATGTATTTACAGGAAATGACTTTCGGGAAGCTACTGTTTTTGAAGACGATCGCACTAGTATTCCTAATGTATACAGAAGTGTTTGGATGCGTTTACAAAGAAAATTTCATTCTCAAGCGCAGAAAAAGGTGCCTCGTAACCAAGGATTAGATCAATTACATTTCTTTAAATATTTCCCAAGAGAGAAAGCGCGCTCTTTGCAACTGGCACAATACTATCTTTTAAAAATTAAAGCCTTGTGTACACATGAAAACATCCGATTGATTGTCACTTTATTGCCTTCAAAATTAGATGTAAATCCTGCATTTAGAAATGAAATGCAGCAATTATTCAATTTAGGCTCGGAAACAATGGCCATCAATGAACAACTTTCTAAAACCTTAGAAAATTGGTTAGCCAAACAAAATATTGAATACATCAATTTAAAA
It contains:
- a CDS encoding lipopolysaccharide biosynthesis protein, translating into MRRLKLIGVNTIQGFANPAFNFLIVVFGIKTFGKTDWASLINVMLWVFLVTFILGWGNRDHLLRKYSEEPGKMYHAFFSNFLSRSLLLPFSLLFFLFFPVTIAFWAMLLVILTFTYASLSTLVIYHQKFSAQLLAEIVAFTIIFGCIFYFKSFNLETFLKVYTTAIATKLIVLSAQMNFWEESFSAKISIQEFRAGSPFFILGLSGWLMSKVDIYMVDFYLEKSQLAEYQLLITAFLMLQALAAYITIPFTKHVYRLSDEILQKIKYKLYYIALPLTILGGFSIWLIMEYFVKLDLSYVYYLVGALFALPCYFYTLNIIELMKNHRERSIIYISIAGFFVNITLIFLLIETYEIFGVLISVCITQWIVLIAYKVYRKFARKMILNSR
- a CDS encoding 2OG-Fe(II) oxygenase, with protein sequence MIFDYSKWNITLETDTKNYQKALPYPHLVLDNFLEIEAAEKALDVFPKIEDAGWIHYVHVNEKKHGLNKLELIPAFIRDGIIKELNSPQFIRHLENLTGIPNLLADKTIEGGGIHQSERGGYLNIHADFTVHPHKKTWKRRVNLLVYLNKDWPTSYGGALELWEKDMSKCAVKIEPVFNRIVVFNTDEDSYHGFPDPIQCPAGITRKSIALYYFTKEKKGSFKRRATNYRARPNDGFKAVFIWVDKKMIAIYTWLKGNLGINDDFVSKVLNFFQKKK
- a CDS encoding SGNH/GDSL hydrolase family protein yields the protein MSIIAYFVEANRIKTFFTFIGTKQAEFMQPDSTAMFVHKYNVRIHENWGTPEQRITTEKRTNNLGFKEDTDVFSKKENEYRILVTGDSHTDGIVRYNSESFINVWEEKLNTRDTTIFYNCLNGGVGYYTFRNYYGFLKKHKDLHPDIYLINVFTGNDFREATVFEDDRTSIPNVYRSVWMRLQRKFHSQAQKKVPRNQGLDQLHFFKYFPREKARSLQLAQYYLLKIKALCTHENIRLIVTLLPSKLDVNPAFRNEMQQLFNLGSETMAINEQLSKTLENWLAKQNIEYINLKPALQKSSEKLYLDQDLHINANAHRIIGELLYEEISPLTHVK